A region from the Triticum aestivum cultivar Chinese Spring chromosome 3D, IWGSC CS RefSeq v2.1, whole genome shotgun sequence genome encodes:
- the LOC123075058 gene encoding uncharacterized protein, translated as MKTVSCPIFDGHEYPKWKAMMKNRLMAMNNELWTVTKIGLTDMCKMAEADDIRKYTVYEGHRTRHDPWFEDFKESLKAMTFEPESSSSAPCLIAKDAKRKQDLEKLRVSYEDLQKERDSLLAEQISAAQEEFVPPCLKCIERESANSSPECSNDSNVTNSSTVSAITNSSSEDIASITDDAGLKELYMTGMYKSLKGHQTLCDVLKKQILNRNPRKEGIAFERKLNADGTYWKPEQYPKTSWVAAKGPPVDPSNLSGFTCESPHSSDESFDSNYKLFKNENGEVFARYVGTNCRNGSPMKKIWVPKKCLESLHVNVIMTPPVKNRSPRSNSSYGPKSSYGSKSSYGRNSSRGSNSSKGSKSSYEYHRANNSVSEGRAKGYEYEHYSSNHYVHKSSKNFSAYSYAYPNSYVKRNGLDSMPPFSYGARRVMNSLPPLQM; from the exons atgaagactgtgtcatgccccatctttgacggtcacgagtatcccaagtggaaggccatgatgaagaaccgcctcatggcgatgaacaacgagctgtggaccgtcactaagattggtctgaccgatatgtgcaagatggcggaagctgatgacattcgcaagtacact gtctatgaaggtcatcgaacccgtcacgatccttggtttgaggacttcaaggaatctcttaaagcgatgacattcgaaccagaatcatcatcttctgcaccatgccttatagcaaaagatgcaaag agaaagcaagatcttgagaagctaagagtgagttatgaagatcttcagaaggagcgcgattcattacttgctgaacaaatcagcgctgctcaggaagaatttgttcctccttgcttgaaatgcattgaacgtgaatctgctaattcttcacctgaatgttcaaatgattctaatgttacaaattcttcaactgtctctgctatcactaattcctcatccgaggacattgctagtatcactgatgatgcagggttgaaggaattgtacatgacaggcatgtacaaaagcctcaaagggcatcagactctttgtgatgtgcttaaaaagcagatcctcaacaggaaccctaggaaagagggtattgcctttgagaggaaactcaacgctgatggtacatattggaagcccgagcagtaccccaaaacctcatgggttgctgcaaagggacctccagtagatccatctaatctatctggctttacatgtgaatctcctcattcttctgatgagtcatttgactccaactataaactgttcaaaaatgagaatggtgaagtatttgctagatatgttggcactaactgcaggaacggttcccctatgaagaaaatctgggttcccaaaaagtgccttgaaagtcttcacgtgaatgtcatcatgacaccacctgtgaagaataggagccccagatcaaattcttcatatggaccaaagtcttcatatggatccaagtcctcatacggacgaaattcctcacgtggatcaaattcctcaaaaggatcaaagtcctcatatgaatatcatcgtgctaacaactctgtttcggagggaagagctaagggctatgaatatgagcattattcttctaaccattatgttcataagtcctcgaagaatttctctgcttattcatatgcttatcctaactcctatgtgaaacgaaatggattggattctatgccacctttctcatatggagctcgcagagtgatgaactctttgccaccccttcagatg